A window from Opitutia bacterium ISCC 52 encodes these proteins:
- a CDS encoding hydroxymethylpyrimidine/phosphomethylpyrimidine kinase, with protein MPRPYVITISGSDASGGAGLQADNRAILSTGAFPLNVITALSLQTDRGVESLDLISVDLVRMHLLGLLKAYPVSVLKVGMLGNAEIVQVLVDVLEQYRDLKVVLDPVLRATSGRPLLDQEGFSLLKDRLLPRIFLLAPNLPELVAFSDSSELGTEETEAGAVAALLETGCHAVLVKGGHGLGNDCVDRLFWANESQDFTSPKVDTQNARGTGCALASLIAGGLANGLELQPAIHKAKLRLHQSLIDRSDEDWKGHGPGFL; from the coding sequence ATGCCTCGTCCATATGTCATTACGATTTCCGGATCAGATGCTTCTGGTGGAGCAGGGCTTCAGGCCGATAATCGAGCGATATTGTCCACCGGTGCCTTTCCACTGAATGTAATAACGGCGCTGAGTTTACAGACAGACCGCGGAGTTGAATCGCTAGACCTGATTTCAGTGGACTTGGTGAGGATGCACCTTCTGGGCCTTTTAAAAGCTTATCCTGTTTCTGTTTTAAAAGTCGGAATGCTTGGGAACGCCGAAATCGTGCAGGTTCTGGTGGATGTGTTGGAGCAATACAGGGATTTGAAGGTCGTTTTAGATCCTGTCCTGCGTGCTACAAGTGGGCGCCCGTTATTAGATCAGGAAGGTTTTAGCCTTCTAAAAGACCGACTGCTACCTAGAATATTTCTTCTGGCGCCAAATCTTCCAGAGTTAGTTGCATTCTCTGATTCGAGCGAATTAGGCACCGAGGAAACTGAAGCCGGGGCTGTTGCTGCTTTGTTGGAAACCGGATGTCACGCTGTTTTAGTGAAGGGAGGGCATGGATTAGGTAATGACTGTGTAGATCGACTGTTTTGGGCGAATGAATCCCAAGATTTTACTTCTCCCAAAGTGGATACTCAGAATGCACGCGGAACAGGGTGTGCGCTAGCCTCGCTTATTGCGGGTGGCCTAGCTAACGGTCTTGAACTTCAACCTGCTATTCATAAAGCCAAGCTTCGTTTGCACCAATCCTTGATCGATAGGTCAGATGAGGATTGGAAGGGGCATGGTCCAGGATTTTTGTGA
- a CDS encoding HesA/MoeB/ThiF family protein, producing the protein MSELTLQEIEHYQRHLSLPQFGEEAQLKLKNSKVLVVGAGGLGCPVLQYLAAAGVGTLGIIDFDTVDVSNLQRQILFTEEDVGKPKAEVAAKRLHAMNSCIEVVIIPERLTAENALALFSDYDLVVDGSDNFTTRYLVNDACVIADKPLIYGAIYTFQGQVSVFNYQGGPTYRCLFPDPPDPKDAPNCSEIGVIGVLPGLIGTLQASEAIKVLTGVGEPLSGTLLLLDVLSMKQQTVRFQRVPEAAHVTELKEIEFSCELEPVNEDREEIDVQELKSWMSEGRDFQLLDVREGWERAMAKIDSHHIPVGELLTPGSDLVSHGLKEDKPLVIYCASGGRSLMATRQLRARCNASTILSLKGGIGAWAQAGN; encoded by the coding sequence ATGAGCGAACTAACCCTTCAGGAAATTGAGCATTATCAGAGGCATTTGAGTCTTCCACAGTTTGGGGAAGAGGCACAGTTGAAGTTAAAGAATTCGAAGGTGTTGGTCGTTGGTGCCGGTGGACTTGGGTGTCCTGTTTTGCAGTATCTTGCGGCAGCGGGAGTTGGAACTTTAGGTATTATAGATTTTGACACGGTAGACGTATCCAATTTGCAACGACAGATATTGTTTACAGAGGAAGATGTCGGAAAGCCTAAGGCTGAAGTGGCTGCAAAGCGCCTTCACGCGATGAATTCCTGCATCGAGGTGGTCATAATTCCAGAGCGATTGACCGCTGAGAATGCATTGGCTCTGTTTTCTGACTACGACTTGGTCGTAGATGGGTCAGACAATTTCACTACCCGTTACCTGGTAAATGATGCCTGTGTGATTGCAGACAAGCCGCTTATCTATGGTGCTATCTATACCTTCCAAGGACAGGTGAGTGTGTTTAATTATCAGGGTGGGCCAACTTACCGTTGCTTATTTCCAGATCCTCCTGATCCCAAGGATGCGCCCAATTGTTCTGAGATTGGAGTCATTGGAGTATTACCGGGATTGATTGGGACGCTCCAGGCTTCTGAAGCGATCAAGGTGCTTACAGGAGTTGGTGAGCCATTAAGTGGAACGCTTCTTCTTTTGGATGTCCTTTCCATGAAGCAACAAACGGTCCGGTTCCAACGAGTGCCCGAGGCTGCTCATGTCACCGAGCTGAAGGAGATTGAATTTAGCTGCGAGTTAGAGCCAGTGAACGAAGATCGTGAAGAAATTGATGTGCAGGAGCTCAAATCCTGGATGTCGGAAGGCCGAGACTTTCAATTGTTGGATGTTCGGGAAGGATGGGAGCGTGCGATGGCCAAGATTGACTCGCATCATATTCCTGTGGGGGAACTGCTTACTCCGGGAAGCGACTTAGTATCACATGGACTGAAGGAGGATAAGCCGTTGGTTATTTACTGTGCCTCAGGTGGGAGAAGTTTGATGGCAACGCGCCAACTGAGGGCTCGTTGCAATGCTTCAACCATCTTAAGCCTAAAAGGTGGTATCGGTGCCTGGGCTCAAGCCGGAAACTAG
- the thiH gene encoding 2-iminoacetate synthase ThiH has translation MSFLEQFNQYRWDDVSESILDKTKADVELALGKEKGRLGLEDFKALISPAAAPFLEEMAQRSHQHTVERFGRVQQLYAPMYLSNVCSNICTYCGFSATNRIPRKILNEAEILEEYRAIKAMGFDHILLVTGEANQRVGVPYLQRAFQLAREFFSSISMEVQPLEQDAYEALVPYGLSSVLVYQETYHRSAYADYHLKGMKCDFDYRLGTPDRLGKAGVKKIGLGALYGLEDWRTDTFFVALHLSYMERKYWKSRYSISFPRIRPHEGEFQPRSIMSDRNLVQVICAYRLLSQELELSLSTRERESFRDHAIRLGITTMSAGSKTNPGGYTVDPQTLEQFEISDERSPAEVAAMLRQNDYEPVWKDWDASYDGYESLRVSNV, from the coding sequence ATGAGCTTTTTAGAACAGTTTAATCAGTATCGCTGGGATGATGTCTCAGAGAGCATCTTGGATAAGACGAAGGCGGATGTGGAGTTGGCATTAGGGAAAGAAAAAGGCCGCCTTGGGTTGGAGGACTTTAAGGCTCTTATCTCTCCGGCAGCTGCCCCTTTCCTGGAAGAAATGGCCCAGCGTAGTCATCAGCATACGGTGGAACGTTTTGGACGTGTCCAGCAGTTGTATGCTCCCATGTATTTGTCGAATGTATGCAGCAACATTTGCACGTATTGTGGATTTAGCGCGACCAACCGAATTCCGAGAAAGATCCTTAATGAAGCGGAAATTCTAGAAGAATACCGCGCGATTAAAGCGATGGGTTTTGATCACATCTTATTGGTGACTGGCGAAGCGAATCAGCGAGTAGGAGTTCCCTATTTGCAACGGGCGTTTCAATTGGCTCGTGAATTCTTTTCGAGTATCTCGATGGAAGTGCAGCCACTGGAGCAGGATGCTTATGAAGCATTGGTGCCCTATGGGCTTAGTTCTGTTTTGGTGTATCAGGAAACTTATCATCGCTCGGCCTACGCAGATTATCATCTGAAAGGCATGAAGTGTGACTTTGACTATCGTTTGGGTACACCCGATCGACTTGGAAAGGCGGGAGTAAAAAAGATTGGGCTAGGGGCCTTGTATGGATTGGAAGATTGGCGAACCGACACATTCTTTGTTGCCCTTCATCTTTCTTATATGGAACGGAAGTATTGGAAATCCAGGTACAGTATTTCCTTTCCCAGAATTCGACCCCATGAAGGTGAGTTTCAGCCTCGGTCCATAATGAGCGATCGCAATTTGGTTCAAGTGATTTGTGCCTATCGATTGTTAAGTCAGGAATTAGAACTTTCACTGTCGACACGCGAGAGAGAGTCCTTCCGTGATCATGCAATCCGTTTAGGGATTACGACGATGAGTGCCGGGTCGAAAACAAACCCCGGCGGGTATACCGTGGACCCGCAGACGCTGGAGCAGTTTGAGATTTCGGATGAGCGGAGTCCTGCTGAGGTTGCTGCTATGCTTCGACAAAATGACTATGAGCCCGTCTGGAAGGATTGGGATGCCTCTTATGATGGCTACGAATCTCTTAGAGTTTCTAATGTTTAG
- a CDS encoding low specificity L-threonine aldolase, translated as MQADRQRNFVSDNHSGICPEAWHAMAEANSHHVDAYGRDQYTEKVCGLFREMFETECEVYFAFNGTAANSLALASICRSYHSILCHQISHVETDECAAPEFYTGGAKVLPIAGELGKLNPVGVEEAVKKRTDLHFPKAKALSLTQATEVGSVYKLNELKALKDTARELGLNIHMDGARFANAVAALSCSPREMIAQAGVDVLCFGGTKNGMSIGEVIILFNNELSQEFDFQLKQAGQLCSKMRYLSAPWLGMLQEDVWLKNAKTSNAMAQRLKIGMEEMGVEVLYPVEANSVFAKLDDRLIAGMLYRGWKFVKFIAAGGCRIMCSWDTTTDDVDAFLSDMRELLGGNEDRSGEVEIMSH; from the coding sequence ATGCAAGCTGACCGTCAGCGAAATTTTGTGAGCGACAATCATTCTGGTATTTGTCCGGAGGCCTGGCATGCCATGGCTGAAGCCAATAGTCATCACGTAGATGCGTATGGGAGGGATCAATACACCGAAAAGGTATGTGGTCTTTTCAGGGAAATGTTCGAAACGGAATGCGAGGTCTATTTTGCCTTCAATGGTACGGCTGCCAACTCACTTGCCCTCGCCAGTATTTGTCGTTCGTACCATAGCATTTTGTGTCATCAAATATCTCACGTTGAGACTGATGAGTGTGCTGCTCCTGAATTTTACACGGGTGGGGCCAAGGTTTTACCTATTGCTGGTGAACTCGGGAAATTGAACCCAGTGGGTGTAGAGGAGGCTGTTAAAAAGAGGACCGATTTGCATTTCCCAAAAGCGAAGGCCTTGAGCTTAACCCAAGCGACAGAGGTTGGTAGCGTATATAAGCTGAATGAACTTAAAGCTCTTAAGGACACGGCTCGTGAGTTGGGGCTAAACATTCATATGGATGGCGCTCGATTTGCCAATGCAGTTGCGGCATTGAGTTGCAGTCCGAGGGAAATGATCGCCCAGGCAGGCGTGGATGTCCTTTGCTTTGGTGGCACCAAAAATGGGATGTCCATAGGTGAAGTGATCATTCTATTCAACAACGAGCTGTCTCAAGAGTTTGATTTTCAATTAAAGCAAGCCGGCCAATTATGTTCTAAAATGCGTTACTTGTCAGCACCTTGGTTGGGTATGCTACAAGAGGACGTGTGGCTCAAGAATGCGAAAACCTCCAATGCAATGGCTCAGCGTTTGAAGATCGGAATGGAAGAAATGGGTGTCGAGGTCTTGTATCCCGTCGAAGCCAATAGTGTGTTTGCCAAGCTTGATGATCGTTTGATTGCTGGGATGCTTTATCGCGGTTGGAAGTTCGTGAAATTCATTGCAGCTGGTGGTTGCCGCATCATGTGTAGCTGGGATACAACTACGGATGATGTGGATGCTTTCCTTTCAGATATGCGAGAGTTGCTTGGCGGCAATGAAGATCGTAGTGGGGAAGTTGAAATTATGAGTCATTAA
- the thiS gene encoding sulfur carrier protein ThiS has translation MTITVNDEIQSLEDISSLHDLLQSMALVEKTGIAVAVNESVVTRTAWSECALSDSDRVTIIQATQGG, from the coding sequence ATGACCATTACGGTTAACGATGAAATTCAATCGCTGGAGGATATTTCCTCCCTGCATGATCTGTTGCAATCAATGGCGTTGGTTGAAAAAACTGGCATTGCTGTTGCGGTCAACGAGAGCGTTGTGACTCGAACTGCCTGGTCTGAATGCGCTTTAAGCGACAGTGATCGGGTGACCATTATTCAAGCGACGCAGGGCGGCTAA
- the solA gene encoding N-methyl-L-tryptophan oxidase — protein sequence MNPKENHFDVIVLGVGSMGSAACYHLAKSGAKVVGVEQFDVPHRHGSHHGKSRMIRKAYSEHPNYVPLLERAYELWEELQEKAQEPILNKTGALYLCESDNSVITGSMKSAKEHGLPHRHLNGEAIKSDYPAFQVNESFEGFFETDGGYLRPEDAIVEHAWQASGLGAMILTNTPALNWKATNDGVEVRTAEGTLHADQLIISTGAWTNKMLKNLGVELTVTRQVQAWFEPKIDPEAFSPDNFPCWFIETDAPHGHYGFPILLGQKGVKIAEHRPGDTVPLEDISRAIAKPTDVELKALQNTLAQYIPDAAGQLLNSCTCLYTNSPDQHFIVDKIPDNDRVTIAAGFSGHGYKFSSVMGEVLANLATSGSTHHPIGFLGLERFR from the coding sequence ATGAACCCAAAAGAAAACCATTTCGACGTTATTGTCCTTGGGGTAGGATCCATGGGCTCAGCTGCATGCTATCACTTGGCCAAGAGTGGAGCTAAAGTTGTTGGCGTAGAGCAGTTCGATGTTCCACATCGTCACGGATCCCATCATGGCAAGTCTCGGATGATTCGAAAGGCCTATAGCGAGCACCCCAATTACGTACCTTTGCTAGAACGCGCTTATGAGCTGTGGGAGGAACTTCAGGAGAAAGCTCAGGAACCTATTCTAAATAAAACAGGCGCGCTCTATCTCTGCGAATCAGATAACTCGGTAATAACAGGTTCAATGAAGTCCGCGAAAGAACATGGACTTCCCCACCGTCACCTAAATGGAGAAGCCATCAAATCCGACTATCCAGCCTTCCAAGTAAATGAAAGCTTTGAAGGTTTTTTCGAAACTGATGGCGGATACTTAAGACCGGAGGATGCGATCGTTGAGCATGCTTGGCAGGCTTCCGGTTTAGGCGCCATGATTCTGACGAATACACCCGCTCTCAATTGGAAGGCCACAAACGACGGTGTCGAAGTTCGCACCGCAGAAGGCACCCTTCACGCAGACCAACTCATTATTAGCACCGGTGCCTGGACGAATAAGATGCTAAAGAACCTTGGGGTAGAACTAACCGTTACTCGCCAAGTTCAAGCCTGGTTCGAACCTAAGATCGATCCCGAAGCATTCAGCCCCGACAACTTCCCTTGTTGGTTCATCGAAACGGACGCTCCTCACGGACATTATGGATTTCCCATCCTGCTTGGACAAAAAGGAGTCAAGATTGCCGAACACAGGCCCGGTGATACGGTTCCCCTAGAAGATATAAGCAGGGCCATTGCTAAACCCACGGACGTTGAACTCAAAGCACTTCAAAACACCTTAGCTCAATACATTCCTGATGCAGCCGGCCAACTTCTCAATTCTTGCACTTGCCTCTATACGAATAGCCCAGACCAACACTTCATTGTAGATAAAATCCCAGATAATGATAGAGTGACTATCGCAGCCGGCTTCAGCGGACATGGATACAAATTTAGCAGTGTCATGGGAGAAGTCCTTGCCAACTTAGCCACGAGCGGATCAACGCACCACCCGATTGGATTCTTGGGATTGGAGAGGTTTAGGTAG
- a CDS encoding thiamine phosphate synthase has protein sequence MLDPIVISPEADYPNELDWVIKLFEAGMKRYHLRKPGMTDQEVFDYLQAIPRVWRPFVVPHQCHALVDPMKLGGWHFKDDPVQLSKAGQWRSSREAGQMMSRSIHCLDDLNEDLSGWDYVFLSPVFQSISKQNYGPQWEYSQLSAALQYCKDAYRTKVYALGGVDDAHISNVGEMGFDGVALLGAIWTSRYPLASFLQVQETLNLIEHT, from the coding sequence ATGTTGGATCCTATTGTCATATCTCCGGAAGCTGATTACCCCAATGAACTGGATTGGGTCATAAAGCTTTTTGAGGCTGGCATGAAGCGATATCACCTTCGCAAGCCTGGCATGACAGATCAGGAAGTCTTTGATTACTTGCAGGCGATTCCCCGCGTGTGGAGGCCCTTTGTTGTGCCTCACCAGTGCCATGCACTCGTTGATCCTATGAAGTTGGGCGGCTGGCATTTTAAGGACGATCCGGTGCAACTATCTAAAGCTGGGCAATGGCGAAGCTCACGCGAAGCAGGGCAGATGATGAGTCGCTCCATTCATTGCCTGGATGATCTGAATGAGGATTTGAGTGGCTGGGACTACGTGTTCCTAAGCCCGGTTTTTCAGTCTATATCTAAACAAAATTATGGCCCCCAATGGGAATACTCTCAATTGAGTGCTGCCTTACAATATTGCAAAGATGCATACCGCACCAAGGTGTATGCTTTGGGAGGAGTTGATGATGCACACATCTCCAACGTGGGTGAAATGGGATTCGATGGTGTGGCCTTATTGGGAGCAATCTGGACTTCTCGCTATCCGTTAGCATCTTTCCTGCAAGTCCAAGAGACATTGAACCTGATCGAGCATACATGA
- a CDS encoding thiazole synthase, translated as MTEPLIIANRTFHSRLFLGTGKYASGQAMAESLAASGTELVTMAMRRVRVQGEEDAIMDYLDQDRYQLLPNTSGVRDAKEAIFAAELAREALGTHWLKLEIHPDPKYLMPDPVETLNATRELVKRGFTVLPYVHADPVLCKQLEDVGAAAVMPLGAPIGTNQGLESRRFIEIIIEQCEVPVVIDAGLGSPSHVAEALEMGADAVLVNTAIAAAKDPTAMGAAFKLGVEAGRLAYEAGKGRVSSEAVASSPLTAFLSAKD; from the coding sequence ATGACAGAACCACTCATTATTGCTAATCGAACCTTTCATTCCCGTCTGTTTTTGGGAACGGGAAAATATGCATCGGGTCAAGCGATGGCGGAAAGCTTAGCTGCCAGTGGCACCGAACTGGTGACCATGGCGATGCGTCGAGTGCGCGTACAGGGAGAGGAAGATGCGATCATGGATTATTTGGATCAAGATCGTTACCAACTGCTGCCCAATACGTCGGGTGTGCGTGATGCCAAGGAAGCGATATTTGCAGCTGAGCTGGCCCGAGAGGCGTTAGGAACCCACTGGCTTAAACTGGAAATTCATCCAGATCCGAAATACTTGATGCCCGACCCTGTGGAGACACTCAATGCCACACGTGAGTTGGTAAAACGAGGATTCACAGTATTGCCATACGTTCATGCCGATCCTGTCTTGTGTAAACAGCTGGAAGATGTGGGAGCCGCAGCAGTCATGCCTCTAGGTGCTCCTATCGGTACCAATCAAGGGCTGGAATCGCGACGGTTTATTGAGATCATTATTGAGCAATGTGAAGTGCCGGTGGTCATCGATGCGGGATTAGGATCGCCTTCCCATGTGGCTGAAGCTTTGGAAATGGGCGCCGATGCAGTTTTGGTAAATACAGCTATTGCCGCCGCCAAAGATCCCACAGCTATGGGTGCCGCTTTTAAGCTGGGTGTTGAAGCCGGTCGCCTCGCCTATGAAGCAGGTAAAGGTAGAGTGTCTTCCGAAGCGGTTGCTTCATCACCGTTAACCGCTTTTTTGAGTGCGAAGGACTAG
- a CDS encoding HupE/UreJ family protein gives MQAEGLHVKVFATGKLSTEETLLQFRFPMDIEEVVLTTLKPEVQWVITGEFSEPISMGAGAGFSFEDEGRSSVFRYLKVGFIHIIPEGLDHILFVIGLFLLAARFRPLLMQVTCFTLAHTLTLGLSIYGVISLPSSVVEPLIALSIALVALENVFTSKIRPWRPVLVFLFGLLHGLGFAGVLSEIGLPRDEFLFALVFFNIGVELGQLFVIVAAFVLIGLFRKKEWYRARLTVPLSCIIGLVGLYWTVERIFF, from the coding sequence ATGCAAGCGGAGGGATTACATGTGAAAGTCTTCGCTACCGGTAAGCTATCGACCGAAGAAACGCTCCTCCAATTTCGGTTCCCCATGGATATTGAAGAGGTCGTCTTAACTACTTTGAAACCAGAGGTTCAATGGGTGATTACAGGAGAATTCAGTGAGCCCATATCTATGGGAGCGGGGGCTGGCTTTTCGTTTGAAGACGAAGGCAGGTCATCTGTCTTTCGTTATTTGAAAGTGGGATTCATCCACATTATTCCGGAGGGATTGGATCACATTCTTTTTGTGATTGGATTGTTTTTGTTGGCTGCAAGATTCAGGCCTCTCCTCATGCAGGTGACGTGCTTTACGCTAGCACATACTTTGACGTTGGGCTTATCCATTTATGGAGTGATTTCCTTACCTTCGAGTGTGGTTGAACCATTGATCGCTTTGTCGATTGCGTTGGTTGCATTGGAAAATGTGTTCACCTCAAAGATTCGACCTTGGCGACCCGTGTTGGTGTTTTTGTTTGGTCTACTTCACGGTTTAGGCTTCGCCGGCGTGTTGAGCGAAATTGGGCTCCCGCGGGATGAGTTTCTATTCGCCCTCGTATTTTTTAACATAGGAGTCGAGTTGGGTCAGCTATTTGTGATCGTTGCGGCCTTTGTATTGATCGGTCTCTTCCGTAAGAAAGAATGGTATCGAGCAAGGCTTACGGTTCCTCTCTCCTGCATCATAGGCCTGGTGGGGCTTTATTGGACCGTCGAGCGAATATTCTTTTAA
- the thiC gene encoding phosphomethylpyrimidine synthase ThiC, giving the protein MSEKSNQLQSTDHSLFPNSRRIYVQGSRPDVQVPMREIALQDTRLPSGELQSNDPIRVYDTSGSWGDNKFHGDCTKGLPKLREGWILERDDVESYEGRKVKPQDDGYLSDVHKASAALKEDKRQFVEFESDSPRVYKAKPGHGVTQLYYAKQGIITPEMEYIAIRENMKLQSYREGLEMSESAGRNTLNIQHPGQPWGASIPEEITPEFVRSEVARGRAIIPSNVNHLELEPMIIGRNFLVKINTNIGNSAVASSIEEEVEKMRWSVKWGGDTLMDLSTGKNIHQTREWILRNCPVPVGTVPIYQALEKVNGKAEDLTWEIFADTLIEQAEQGVDYFTIHAGVLLPFIPMTAKRMTGIVSRGGSIMAKWCLAHHKENFLYTHWDDICEIMAAYDVAFSIGDGLRPGSIADANDEAQFAELKTQGDLTRRAWEYGVQVMNEGPGHVPIHMIHENMEKQLEWCDEAPFYTLGPLTTDVAPGYDHITSGIGAAMIGWYGTAMLCYVTPKEHLGLPNKDDVREGVITYKIAAHAADLAKGHPASQYRDNALSKARFEFRWEDQFNLSLDPEKARSFHDETLPQEGAKSSHFCSMCGPNFCSMKITEDVRKYAEEQGVSEDEALAQGMAEKSEEFKQSGGEVYISNS; this is encoded by the coding sequence ATGTCCGAAAAAAGCAATCAACTCCAATCCACCGACCACAGTCTGTTTCCAAATTCTAGACGTATTTACGTTCAAGGTAGCCGCCCCGATGTTCAGGTTCCTATGCGAGAGATCGCCCTCCAGGATACTCGATTGCCGAGTGGTGAACTGCAAAGCAACGATCCCATTCGAGTCTACGACACCAGCGGTTCATGGGGAGATAATAAGTTTCATGGCGATTGCACCAAAGGCCTGCCAAAACTTCGTGAAGGTTGGATACTTGAGCGCGACGATGTAGAAAGCTACGAAGGCCGTAAGGTAAAACCTCAGGACGATGGCTACCTCTCGGATGTGCACAAAGCCTCTGCTGCACTGAAGGAGGATAAACGACAGTTTGTCGAGTTCGAGAGCGATTCCCCGCGTGTTTACAAAGCAAAGCCTGGGCATGGCGTAACTCAGCTTTACTATGCCAAACAAGGCATCATCACTCCTGAGATGGAGTATATTGCCATTCGCGAGAACATGAAGTTGCAGTCCTATCGTGAAGGACTGGAAATGTCAGAGTCCGCCGGACGGAACACTTTGAACATCCAGCATCCGGGGCAGCCTTGGGGCGCTTCGATTCCCGAGGAGATTACCCCCGAGTTCGTACGATCTGAAGTAGCTCGTGGACGTGCAATCATTCCTTCCAATGTGAATCACCTAGAGTTAGAGCCAATGATCATTGGCCGCAACTTCTTGGTCAAAATTAATACCAACATTGGCAACTCTGCAGTGGCTTCCTCCATTGAGGAAGAAGTGGAGAAAATGCGTTGGTCGGTGAAGTGGGGTGGGGACACGTTGATGGATCTTTCCACTGGGAAAAATATTCATCAGACACGTGAGTGGATCTTGAGGAACTGTCCGGTTCCAGTGGGCACCGTACCCATTTATCAAGCACTCGAAAAAGTAAACGGAAAAGCAGAGGACCTGACTTGGGAAATCTTTGCTGACACCCTCATCGAGCAAGCTGAGCAAGGTGTCGATTACTTCACTATTCATGCTGGTGTGTTGCTTCCATTCATTCCTATGACGGCCAAACGTATGACAGGCATCGTTAGCCGGGGTGGTTCAATTATGGCCAAATGGTGCCTGGCTCATCACAAAGAGAATTTTCTCTATACGCACTGGGATGATATCTGCGAAATCATGGCTGCTTACGATGTGGCATTCTCTATCGGAGATGGCTTGCGTCCTGGCTCCATTGCGGATGCCAATGACGAGGCTCAGTTCGCCGAGCTCAAAACTCAAGGTGATCTAACACGGCGGGCTTGGGAATATGGCGTTCAGGTAATGAATGAAGGACCAGGGCACGTACCGATCCACATGATCCATGAAAACATGGAGAAGCAGCTCGAGTGGTGTGATGAGGCTCCCTTTTATACTTTAGGGCCTCTGACAACCGATGTGGCTCCAGGTTATGACCATATCACAAGCGGTATTGGGGCAGCCATGATTGGTTGGTATGGCACAGCTATGCTTTGTTATGTAACTCCGAAAGAGCACCTCGGTCTACCGAACAAAGACGACGTCAGAGAAGGTGTGATTACTTACAAGATCGCTGCTCATGCCGCGGATTTGGCGAAGGGCCATCCGGCGTCTCAATACAGGGACAACGCCTTATCCAAAGCACGCTTCGAGTTCCGATGGGAAGACCAGTTTAATCTATCATTAGATCCTGAGAAGGCACGTTCGTTTCACGACGAAACGCTTCCGCAGGAAGGTGCCAAGTCATCGCACTTTTGCTCCATGTGTGGCCCCAATTTCTGTTCTATGAAAATTACCGAAGATGTTCGGAAGTACGCCGAAGAGCAGGGAGTTTCCGAAGACGAAGCGCTTGCTCAGGGAATGGCTGAGAAATCGGAAGAATTTAAGCAGAGTGGAGGAGAGGTTTACATCTCCAATTCATAG
- the thiE gene encoding thiamine phosphate synthase — MSQFLLQCITLDGIEMSHCDQVSALCEAGAKWIQLRMKEATESDVEKVALEALNICEEHGALLIINDYLDVALKVGAGGVHLGTSDTNWKAARNLAGPDLVIGGTVNSLGDAREALASKSLDYVGVGPFRHTSTKKNLAPVLEKKAFAELLQFLGDLPKVVIGGVLPEDLPTISSMDAEGVAVSSGLFGEGSVAENLNNYLEQWPDEG, encoded by the coding sequence ATGAGCCAGTTTCTTCTCCAGTGCATAACTTTGGATGGGATAGAAATGTCGCATTGCGATCAGGTCAGCGCTCTCTGCGAGGCCGGAGCAAAGTGGATCCAGCTGCGGATGAAGGAAGCCACCGAAAGTGACGTAGAAAAGGTCGCTCTGGAGGCATTGAACATCTGCGAAGAACATGGAGCCTTGTTGATCATTAACGATTATTTGGACGTCGCTCTCAAGGTAGGAGCGGGTGGGGTGCATCTCGGGACCTCGGATACTAATTGGAAAGCCGCGCGTAACCTTGCAGGCCCGGACTTGGTCATTGGTGGAACTGTTAACTCATTGGGTGATGCTCGCGAAGCATTAGCCAGTAAGAGTTTGGACTATGTCGGTGTCGGACCCTTCCGGCATACCAGCACCAAGAAGAACCTTGCCCCAGTATTGGAGAAGAAAGCGTTTGCTGAATTACTACAATTTCTAGGCGACCTGCCCAAAGTGGTAATTGGAGGGGTGCTGCCAGAGGATTTGCCAACGATCTCTTCCATGGATGCTGAGGGTGTTGCTGTCTCTTCGGGTTTATTCGGAGAAGGATCGGTGGCTGAAAATTTAAACAACTATTTGGAGCAATGGCCGGATGAAGGCTGA